ACCCCATTCTTGAATCCCGCATTCGCGCGGGAGTCTACGCCCAGGGCGCCTGGCTCACCCCGGAACGTGAACTCGCCCGGGAGTTCGGGGTCCATCGCCAGGCCATCCGGCGCGCCGTTGCGCGCTTATCCGAAATGGGTCTCCTCGAGCGCCGGGCGGGCCACCGCCCCATCGTCCGCCGGCCGGACAGCATCGAACCTCCTCCCAACATCGTCGCCTTCCTGATGGGCAACGAGCCCCTGTTCCGCTCCTTCCAGGCCATCCTCAAAGGCTGCGAACAGGAACTCGTGGGCGCCGGCTACCGCCTCATGTTCGTCGACACGTACGCCGAGAGCGAGGAA
This sequence is a window from Armatimonadota bacterium. Protein-coding genes within it:
- a CDS encoding GntR family transcriptional regulator, producing MKKLDPYPILESRIRAGVYAQGAWLTPERELAREFGVHRQAIRRAVARLSEMGLLERRAGHRPIVRRPDSIEPPPNIVAFLMGNEPLFRSFQAILKGCEQELVGAGYRLMFVDTYAESEE